One Hordeum vulgare subsp. vulgare chromosome 4H, MorexV3_pseudomolecules_assembly, whole genome shotgun sequence DNA window includes the following coding sequences:
- the LOC123451152 gene encoding dof zinc finger protein DOF3.1-like produces the protein MEGPLHHQLAPMQQASLLAHPQNCKHDATAVMAMPCLQQQQQQQQQLMRLQPAAANPNTPSGAAREQCPRCASHDTKFCYYNNYNTSQPRHFCRACRRYWTLGGSLRNVPIGGSSRKRLRPAPQQAMRRPPVQFGAPPPPMPAHSHSQQQAPQGGLLSSLFALGGAPLFEGRVGFDLGLGLPGLSQVGLAGSSAGEFGLHSLGLRGGHAGTSAPMLWPAAFLDNGNVDTWKVSGGGAAAMWAPEFPSAPAVAQVGGNGMFHGGAQIM, from the coding sequence ATGGAAGGTCCTCTGCACCACCAGCTGGCCCCCATGCAGCAAGCGTCGCTGCTCGCCCATCCTCAGAACTGCAAGCACGACGCCACGGCGGTGATGGCCATGCCCTGcctccagcagcagcagcagcagcagcagcagctgatGCGGCTGCAGCCGGCGGCGGCGAACCCGAACACGCCGTCGGGCGCGGCGCGGGAGCAGTGCCCGCGGTGCGCGTCGCACGACACCaagttctgctactacaacaactacaacacgtCGCAGCCGCGCCACTTCTGCCGCGCCTGCCGCCGCTACTGGACGCTCGGGGGCTCCCTCCGCAACGTCCCCATCGGGGGCTCCAGCCGCAAGCGCCTGCGCCCGGCGCCGCAGCAGGCGATGCGCCGCCCGCCCGTCCAGTTCGGCGCGCCTCCGCCGCCGATGCCGGCGCACTCGCACTCCCAGCAGCAGGCTCCGCAAGGCGGCCTTCTCAGCTCGCTGTTCGCGCTCGGCGGGGCGCCGCTGTTCGAGGGCCGCGTCGGGTTCGACCTCGGCCTCGGCCTGCCCGGCCTGAGCCAGGTGGGGCTCGCCGGCAGCAGCGCCGGGGAGTTCGGCCTGCACTCCCTCGGGCTCCGGGGCGGACATGCAGGGACGTCGGCGCCGATGCTCTGGCCGGCCGCGTTCTTGGACAACGGCAATGTGGACACGTGGAAGGTGtccggcggcggcgcggcagcCATGTGGGCGCCGGAGTTCCCTTCTGCGCCGGCGGTAGCGCAGGTTGGCGGCAACGGCATGTTTCACGGCGGGGCCCAGATAATGTGA